The proteins below come from a single Vidua chalybeata isolate OUT-0048 chromosome 1, bVidCha1 merged haplotype, whole genome shotgun sequence genomic window:
- the CDH19 gene encoding cadherin-19 — MNSSVLLRLIVMLIQLWPCSLSTQNSSTQNTVQPFTPVRRVKRSWLWEPLFATEEQISPDSVYIGQLKSDLDKQDGNLKYILTGEGAGSFFVINEYNGKIYVTQKLDREKKPFYTLRAQAINRSTQLPVEPESEFIIKVRDVNDNEPQFLDGPYVATVPEMSPEGTSVTQVTATDADDPSYGNSARLLYSLVEGQPYFSVEPKTGVIRMASQMDRETKDQYLVIIQAKDMVGQPGAFSATATVTINLSDINDNPPEFQQRLYYMSVSEEAPVGTTIGKVFAEDRDIGDNAAMDYFIEADGSDVFNIITNDETQEGIILLKKRVDYESKKRYSIQVKAVNRYIDERFLKEEPFEDTTIVKINVEDADEPPVFTLENYVMEIVEGAMSGALVGVVTARDPDDEESPVRYSIVHSTHLKRLFSINEHNGAIITTEPLDREIASWHNITVTATETRNPEKISEANVYVQVLDVNDNAPEFPKNYETFVCENTVSGQLIQSISAVDRDDSAEGHHFFFSLAQEDSNSSHFTVKDNQDNTAGIFTGKSGFSRQEQFFFYLPILIQDNGTPPLTSTNTLTVTVCDCDTEVNTFYCRYGAFMYSLGLSTEALVAVLACILIFLVFFLAIVTIRQQQQKKPPFSDKMEEFRENIVSYDDEGGGEEDTEAFDISALRTRTVMRTHKPRKKVASEIQSLYRQSLQVGPDSAIFRQFISEKLEEANTDPSVPPYDSLQTYAFEGTGSLAGSFSSLGSNTSDMDQSYDYLADWGPHFKQLAGMYTSHRTVGD, encoded by the exons ATGAATTCCTCTGTATTGCTACGTCTCATAGTGATGCTGATTCAACTTTGGCCTTGTTCTCTCAGCACACAGAACTCCAGCACTCAAAACACAGTTCAGCCTTTCACACCAGTTCGAAGAGTGAAACGTAGCTGGCTGTGGGAACCTCTTTTTGCAACTGAGGAACAGATTTCACCAGATTCTGTGTATATTGGACAG CTAAAATCAGATTTAGACAAGCAGGATGGTaacttaaaatacattttgactGGGGAGGGAGCTGGAAGCTTTTTTGTCATCAATGAATATAATGGCAAAATTTATGTAACACAAAAACTGGATCGAGAAAAGAAACCTTTCTACACTCTAAGAGCACAAGCAATTAACAGAAGCACTCAGCTTCCTGTTGAACCTGAATCAGAATTTATCATCAAGGTTCGAGATGTCAATGACAATGAACCACAGTTCTTGGATGGACCTTATGTGGCCACTGTTCCAGAGATGTCACCTGAAG gtACTTCGGTTACACAGGTAACAGCTACAGATGCTGATGATCCTTCTTATGGGAATAGTGCTCGTCTGCTTTACAGTCTTGTTGAGGGACAGCCTTATTTCTCTGTGGAGCCAAAGACAG ggGTCATTAGAATGGCTTCCCAAATGGATAGAGAAACAAAAGATCAGTATTTGGTCATCATTCAAGCCAAAGATATGGTTGGGCAACCAGGAGCATTTTCTGCAACAGCTACTGTTACCATCAATCTCTCTGACATCAATGACAATCCACCTGAATTTCAACAGC GACTCTACTATATGAGTGTCTCTGAAGAAGCTCCTGTGGGCACCACCATAGGCAAAGTCTTCGCAGAAGACAGAGACATTGGGGACAACGCAGCCATGGACTATTTCATTGAAGCAGATGGCTCAGATGTTTTTAACATCATTACTAACGATGAGACTCAAGAAGGAATTATCTTACTGAAAAAG AGAGTGGATTATGAGAGCAAAAAGAGATACAGTATTCAAGTAAAAGCTGTAAACAGATACATTGATGAGCGTTTTTTGAAAGAAGAGCCATTTGAAGACACAACCATTGTCAAAATCAATGTGGAAGATGCTGATGAACCTCCAGTTTTCACCTTGGAAAACTATGTGATGGAGATTGTTGAAGGAGCTATGAGTGGTGCACTGGTGGGGGTCGTAACTGCCAGAGATCCAGATGATGAGGAGAGTCCAGTCAG GTACTCTATTGTCCACAGCACTCATTTAAAGAGACTCTTCAGCATCAATGAGCACAATGGAGCAATCATTACCACTGAACCTCTGGACCGAGAGATAGCTTCTTGGCACAACATAACTGTTACAGCCACAGAAACAA GAAATCCAGAAAAAATTTCAGAAGCAAATGTGTATGTCCAAGTTCTTGATGTTAATGATAATGCACCAGAATTCCCTAAAAATTATGAAACATTTGTTTgtgaaaatacagtttctgGACAG CTAATTCAAAGCATCAGTGCAGTGGATCGAGATGACTCAGCAGAAGgtcatcatttttttttctcattggcTCAGGAGGACTCAAACAGCTCACATTTTACTGTGAAAGACAATCAAG ataACACAGCTGGAATTTTCACGGGAAAAAGCGGCTTCAGCAGGCAAGAGCAGTTTTTTTTCTACTTGCCAATCTTAATTCAGGATAACGGAACCCCACCACTGACGAGCACAAATACTCTCACTGTCACTGTCTGCGACTGTGACACTGAAGTTAACACCTTCTACTGCCGATACGGAGCTTTCATGTATTCCTTGGGTCTCAGCACAGAGGCTTTAGTTGCTGTTTTGGCTTGCATACTAATATTCCTAG TGTTCTTTTTGGCAATTGTAACTataaggcagcagcagcagaagaagcctCCCTTTTCAGACAAGATGGAAGAATTCAGAGAGAACATTGTCAGTTATGATGATGAAGGAGGGGGCGAGGAGGACACAGAAGCCTTTGATATTTCAGCACTGAGGACACGCACTGTCATGCGAACACACAAACCTAGGAAGAAGGTGGCCTCCGAAATCCAGAGCCTCTACAGACAGTCTCTGCAGGTTGGCCCAGACAGCGCAATCTTCAGGCaattcatttcagaaaagctCGAAGAAGCAAATACAGATCCGAGTGTTCCTCCCTATGACTCACTTCAGACCTATGCATTTGAGGGGACTGGCTCCTTGGCAGGATCCTTTAGCTCATTGGGTTCAAACACCTCAGACATGGATCAGAGCTATGACTACCTTGCAGACTGGGGACCTCACTTTAAACAGCTTGCAGGCATGTATACTTCCCATAGAACTGTAGGGGATTAG